The nucleotide window AATTATTTTAATTATCTTATCACAAAAACCTTGCAATTCAACTGTTCACTTAATATAAAAAATAGTATTTACTAATACTATTTATCTGCTAATTTTTTAAACTTGTTACTAGTGAAGGGTTTTCCATAATATCATTTTTTCACTCAGAAAACTTTTGCGATGCTGTATTATAATTTATTTTATTTTCCATTATCGCACCCACTTTTACTATTCAATCTATCTAGTATATGACAAAGTTATGAATTTATCAATAGTTTTATTTATTCGTTTTATATAGTCGATTTTCTTCTTCTTTTTCAATTGTAAAAGTTTCAACTATATTTAGCATTAATTCTTCCCAATATTCCATATAGTCTTTTTCAATTATATTAGTATGCATAAAAACAAACCCCATTTATTATGTTAATTTTGTCACAATAAAAACCTTTTTATCTCAATTATACTCCTGCTAAAAAAGTAATTTCTTTGGACAAAAAAGGTTTTTATTAATATTCCTAAATTTTGTCTTAATTCATTCTTAACCAAGATTAATCCCTCTTGTTTGCAGTAATCCAGCAGCTGCTTTATCAACCACAACAGTAACATCTTGATGCATTTGTAAAGCCGTACAAGGTCATAAGTTGCTAATTTCACCTTCAACTAGTTGTTTAACCGCGTGTGCTTTATTTGGACCATTGGCAATTAAAATAATTTTTTTTGCATTTAAAATTGATTTAATTCCCATTGAAACTGCTTGGTGAGGAACATCACCTGCTGAAGCAAAAAAACGAGCATTAGTTTCAATTGTTGAAGGAACTAAATCAACAACACCTGTTAAAGAATTAAAATCTGCTGGTGGTTCATTAAAGCCAATATGTCCATTAGTACCAAGTCCTAATAATTGTAAGTCAATTCCTCCCGCTTTTGCAATCAAACTATCATATTCTTTCGCATAGTC belongs to Spiroplasma melliferum and includes:
- a CDS encoding glucosamine-6-phosphate deaminase, whose protein sequence is MKLIIVEDKNAIGKVVGQIFVNYVQQNPKVVFGLATGSSPETTYQYIIEDYKKNKTDWSKVTTFNLDEYIGLEPNHPQSYRYFMNEKLFNHLNIDKKHTYVPLGTGNYIDYAKEYDSLIAKAGGIDLQLLGLGTNGHIGFNEPPADFNSLTGVVDLVPSTIETNARFFASAGDVPHQAVSMGIKSILNAKKIILIANGPNKAHAVKQLVEGEISNLWPCTALQMHQDVTVVVDKAAAGLLQTRGINLG